The following nucleotide sequence is from Bacteroidota bacterium.
CCACCCGCCGTGATGGAGTAAAATTATTACTTGATAATTCCGAAGGATTTATTTGCGCAGGTGTATTTGAAGACTGCTCCAATCTGGTGGAGGATATTTTGCGCACAGAGCCACATGTTATTTTAATGGATATCGACATGCCTGGAATGAATGGCATTGATGCTGTGAAAATAATTAAAGAACAATTCCCCGACCTTCCGGTAATGATGCAAACCGTTTTCGACCACGATGAAAAGGTTTTTCAAAGCATTTTAGCCGGTGCTACAGGATATCTCCTCAAAAAAACAGCTCCTTTAAAATTACTGGAAGCAATTAAAGAAATTTATGAAGGCGGCGCCCCTATGACCCCCGAAATTGCTCTCAAAGTACTTTCCTTTTTTAAAGTAAAAGAAGAAAAAAAGATATCAAATGATCATTTACTTTCTGTAAAAGAAAAAGAAATTCTTACACATTTAGTGGATGGCCTCAGTTATAAAATGGTTGCCGACAAACAAAAAATAAGCTACCACACCGTAAATTTTCATATCCGTAACATCTACAAAAAACTCCACGTAAACAGCGCCTCCGAAGCAGTAGCAAAAGCGATCAAAGAAAGAATAATTTAATTGACAATTGACAATTGATAATTGATAATTGATAATTGATAATTGACAATTAAACAGCCGGGTCTTCGAAATGCTTAGATGTTAGACTTTCCAAAATCTGTACTTGATACCCGAAACCTAATATAATGTCCTAGTTCCCTGTCCTTTGTCATATGTCATAGGTCATAGGTCCTATGTCATATGTCCCTCTCTCCCATGTCCTTTGTCCAGTCCCGTGTCCCGCGTCCTATGTCCCGTGTCCCCCTCCCATGTCCTTTGTCCAGTCCCGTGTCCCGCGTCCTATGTCCCGTGTCCCCCTCCCATGTCCTTTGTCCAGTCCCGTGTCCCGCGTCCTATGTCCCGTGTCCCCCTCCCATGTCCTTTGTCCAGTCCCGTGTCCCGCGTCCTATGTCCCGTGTCCCCCTCCCATGTCCTTTGTCCAGTCCCGTGTCCCGCGTCCTATGTCCTGTGTCCCCCTCCCATGTCCTTTGTCCAGTCCCGTGTCCCGCATCCCGTGTCCCGTGTCCCGTCCCTCCCATGTCCTATGTCCAGTCCCGTGTCCCGCATCCCGTGTCCCTTATCCCACCCACCTACTAATATTCGCTGTTGCCCACCCCCATGCATAAACCTACATTCGTGGCTTACTTTTTCAATCACAAAAATCTATTTTATGAAAATTAACAAAGTACTCTTTAGCCTTGCATTAATGCTCTGCACGGTTACACAAATTTGGGCCGATACGGAGCCCGACAACGACACTTATACAGGTGCAGATGCCCTTACAGTGGGGAATGATGTTACCGGCTCCATCGGTAACACTACCGACGACCCTGCAGATTATTATCAATTTACAGCCGATGACGACGGCAATATCACAGCAACAATGGTGCTGACAGGCGCAGGTTATGCCTATCTCAAAATTTATGATAGCGACGGAACAACCGAATTGGCTTCTACATTTCAACTTGCTCCGGGCACCTATTCTGTTACAGAAAATGGTAGAGCAGCAGGAACTTATTATGTAGCAATTAAAGCTTATAATACTTCTTCTCTTTCCGATTATACGCTATCGGTTTCCGTAGCAACACCTGCACAGGCAAATGATACGGAAAATAATGACACACCCGGAACCGCAGTTTTAATTTCCGAAAATAGCAGTGTTACAGGTCATATTGGCTATCGTTACAATGGTGGTGCTTATGACATTAACGATTATTATCAGTTTACTACAACCAACGATGGAAATGTAAATATTGCATTTACCAGTTCTGAAGTTGGACATTACAATTCATTATATTTATATGATAACGACGGAACAACATTACTTGCTTCCGTTTCAGGATATGGCGGCGCATCTATTACAGAAAATGGACTTGCTGCCGGGACTTATTATTTGAGAATGTATTATTATTCTACAACCCAATATAGTGGTTACACTTTAACAAATACTGTAATTACAGATGGTGTTGTTAATGATGTGGAACCAAATGGAACTTTTGCGGAAGCATTGCCCATGATGGAAAACAATTCTGTAAATGGACATATTGGATATAGAAAAAATGGTGGTGTTTATGATCAAAGCGATTACTATCAATTTACAACTACAAACGATGGTAATATTAACCTTTCGTTTTTAAGCACTGAAGCCGGACATTACAATACTATCTATTTATATGATATTGATGGTACAACTTTACTCGCATCCGCTTCCGGTTATGGCTCTGCATCACTTACAGAATTAGGTCTTGCTGCAGGAACATATTACGCCAGAATGTATTATTACAGCACATCAGAATACAGTGGATATACATTAACCAATACTGTAATAACAGATGGTATTGTTAATGATATCGAACTAAACGACACGCCTCTTACAGCTTTATCAATGTCGGAAAATGGTTCTGTTAACGGACATATCGGATATAGAATTAACGGAGGTACTTATGATCAAAGTGACTATTATCAATTTACAACAACAAATGATGGAAATATAACAATTGCTTTTAGCAGTACAGAAGCTTTACATTATAATTCCATTTATTTATATGATGCCGATGGAACTACTTCATTAGGTTCAGCCTCAGGATATGGTGGTGCTTCATTTACATCAAATGGATTAGCCGCCGGTACTTATTATGCAAGAATGTATTATTATAGTACTTCCAGTTTCAGTGGATATACACTCACCAATACCGTAACAACTAATGGAATTGTAAATGATCTGGAACCAAATGGAACTCCTGCAGAAGCATTGCCAATGGCCGAAAATGGTTCAGTAAATGGTCATATTGGGTATCGCTTGAACGGCGGTGATTATGATGTAAGTGATTACTATCAATTTACAACAACTAATGATGGTGATATAACAATTACATTCTCCAGCACTGAAGTTGGACATTATAATTCAATTTATTTATATGATAATAATGGAACAACATTATTAGGATCTGAATCAGGTTATGGAACTGCAACTTTTACTTCAGTTGGTTTAGCAGCAGGCACCTATTATGCAAGAATGTATTATTATTCTTCATCGTCTTATAGCGGATATACCTTGACAAATACAGTTACGGTTGCCGATTATACTATAGATGCAGAACCAAATGGAGATGCAGCAAATGCTATCGATATGTTAACCAATTCCACAATGGAAGGACATATTGGTTATCGCATAAATGGTGGAACTTATGATACTTACGATTATTATACATTTACTACACACAGTGCCGGCGATTTAACTGCTACACTTGCAAATCCAAATGGAAAATACAATACTGTTCAGATCTTAAACAGTGCTGAAAGTGTATTGGCATCAGGATCAGCATATGGCGGAACAACAGTTACGGAATTAGATGCACCTGCAGGTCTTTATTATATAAGAGTATATTATTACAGTTCAGATCATTTTACAGGTTATACAATTTCAAATAATTTCTGCCCTGATGCAATTACAATTGTTGCAGAAGGTGAAACAACTTTTTGTGATGGTGAATCTGTAACTTTAAGTACTCCCGATCACCATTTAGATTATTTATGGAGTGATGGATCTGTTACCGAAACAAATACTGTAACATTAACAGGTGATTATTCTTTAACAATAGATAATGGCGGTGGATGTGTAAGAACATCAAACACAATTTCTACGGAATCAACACCATTACCGGTTGCAATAATAGATGCCGACGGACCAACAGAATTTTGTGATGGCGGAGATGTAACATTAAGCGTTCCAATTGTTGCTGATTCTTATTTATGGAGCAATGGAGAAACTACATCAACAATTACTGTTTCCACAACAGGCGATTATTCTGTAACACTTACAAAAAATGATTGCTCTGCTATTTCCGATCCGATACACATTGAAGTAAATCCAAATCCAATAGCAACAATTACTCCTGACGGATCAACAACATTCTGCGAAGGTGGGGATGTTACATTATCTGCAACTGCTGCTTCTGAATATTTATGGAGCAATGGAGAAACAACTTCATCCATTTTAGTAAATGCTAACGGAAGTTTTTCTGTTACAATTACCGATGCAAATGGTTGTGAAGCAACTTCTTCTACAACTGCAGTAACAGTAAATACAAATCCAATTGCAACAATTACTCCTGATGGAACAACTACATTCTGCGATGGTGGTAGTGTATCTCTGTCAGCAACTCCGGCATCAGAATATTTATGGAGTAATGGAGAAACAAGTTCCTCCATTTTAGTGGATGAAAGTGGAAGTTATTCTGTAACAATTACAGATGCGAATGGATGTGAAGGAACTTCCGGAGAAACTTCAGTAACAGTAAATTCAAATCCAACTGCAGGTATTTCTGCCGATGGACCTACAACAATATGTGCCGGCGAATCTGTTAATTTAATTGCAGATGGTGGTACTAGTTATTTATGGAGTAACGGAGAAACAACATCTTCAATAAATGTAACAACAGCTGATGATTATTCTGTAACTGCATTTAATTTGGAAGGATGCAGCGATGTGTCTGAAATTGTTTCCGTTATTGTAAATGTTTGTGGAGATGTAACAATTTTTGCAGATGGTCCGGTTGATTTTTGTGAAGGCGGAAGTGTAACATTAACTTCATCTGAAGCAGAAGGAAATGTTTGGAACACCGGTGAAACAACACAATCGATCGTAGTTACAGAAAGTGGTGATTATTATGCAGAGAATGGATTAAATACTTCCAATACAATAACTGTAACAGTAAATACAAATCCTGTTGCAACTATTACACCTGATGGCGCTACAATTTTCTGCGAAGGTGGTGATGTAACATTAACTGCAACTGCAGCTTCAGAATATTTATGGAGCAATGGAGAAACAACTTCTTCCATTTTAGTAGATGCAAGCGGAAGTTATTCCGTAACCATCACTGATGCTAATGGATGTATGGGAACTTCATCAACAACCGATGTTACTGAAAATCCAAATCCAACCCCAACAATTGTTGCTGATGGCCCTACAGCATTCTGTGGAGGTTCTGTTGGCTTAAGTGTTGTTGGAACCTATGACGATTATTTATGGAGCAACGGTGAAACAACCTCATCAATTACTGTTTCAACAACTGGTGTTTTCTCTGTAACCGTTTCTGAAAATGGTTGTTCAGGCACATCAAATGAAATTGCAACAAATTCAGATACTGCTCCTACAGTTACTATCAGTTCTGACGGAACACTTATTTGTTTTGAGGCAAATACGATGTTGACTGCAACTACAGATGGAGCTAATATACAATGGCAGCTCAATGGTGTTGATATTCCGGGAGCTACAGATCTTATGTATTCCGCAACTGTAAATGGTAAATATCGCGCAGTGGCAACAAGTGGAGTTTGTAGCACTATTTCCAACGAGATCAAATTAAAATATGCCGAAAGAATTGAGATCACTCCTTCAGGAACCGTTAATTTATGCGGACCAGATCTAATGATGAGCGTTCCTGTAACACCGGGTGCTACATATGAATGGTATAGAAATAATACTTTGATAGTGGGTGCAACTTCTAATATGTATACCACAACAACCGTTGGTAAATATTATGCATTTGTAATAACACCTGGCTGCACAAGAGCTTCCAAATTATTGAGAGTGGAAGATGATTGTCGCACCGGCATTGAAGACCAGACAGTTTTAAATGTTTCTCCTAATCCTGCTTCCGAAACCTTTATGATCAATTATGACATCGTTTCAGAAGGCAATACCACATTAACCATCAGCGATATCGCAGGTAGAATTGTGATAAAAGAAACCAACTATCTGAGTGCAGGAAGTTACAACGCACAATACGAAACCTCTAAAATGACCTCAGGTTTGTATATTATTACCCTAACAACCAATGAAGGCAATAAATTACAGCAAAAATTAGTGATTGAAAAGTAAAATTTCACTTAGTCAGTAGGTTTAAACCCTCTCCAAATGGAGAGGGTTTTGTTTGTACTGTTATTGTAAAATCGCTAAAATCATCCAAATAAATATACAATTCACAAAATTCTCTCGTTTAGGGTATACCCTGAATGGAAAATCACCATTACGTCAAAATGTTGATACAAATTCCAAAAATCTTCTCGTTTAGGGTATACCCTGAATGGAAAATCACCATTACGTCAAAATGTTGATACAAATTCCAAAGATTTTCTCATTTAGGGTAAATTTGCATTCTTATCACCAACTAGGTTTACAGTGCTGGCTATTTTCAGAAAAGAACTCAACGTATTTTTCAGTTCCCTTATCGGTTACATTGCCATAACTATTTTTTTGGTGGCCAATGGTTTATTCGCCTGGGTTTTTCCGGAAACTAATATTCTCGATGATGGATATGCCACACTCGATTCCTTTTTCAGTTTTGCTCCCTGGATATTTATGTTTTTAATTCCCGCTATTACTATGCGTTCGTTTGCGGAAGAAAAAAATAGCGGAACCATCGAATTTATTACGACCAAACCAATTTCAGATACGCAGATCATTTTAGGAAAGTATTTTGCCGCCCTTGTTTTGGTAATTTTTTCGGTATTACCCACCATCTTATATTATTTCACTATCAGCGCATTGGCATCCCCTTCCGGTAATGTTGATACGGGAGGAATAATCGGTTCCTATATCGGACTGGTATTTTTAGGTGCCACCTTTGTGGCAATTTCTATTTTTACCTCAGGTATTACCAATAATCAGATAGTTGCTTTTATTGCCGGCATGTTTGCGTGTTTCTTTTTTTATCTGGCATTTGATTCCCTTTCACTCATTCCGGCATTTGTCGGAACCGCTGATACCTATTTTAATGCAATAAGCATCAACCGCCATTACCAAAATATCAGCAAAGGATATATCGACCTGAGAGACGTTTTATATTTTACAAGTATGGTAACAATATTTTTATTAATGACAAAAACAACGTTGGGAAGCAGGAGATGGTGAGGGGATGAGTAATGAGTTATGAGTAATGAGTTATGAGTAA
It contains:
- a CDS encoding T9SS type A sorting domain-containing protein; the protein is MKINKVLFSLALMLCTVTQIWADTEPDNDTYTGADALTVGNDVTGSIGNTTDDPADYYQFTADDDGNITATMVLTGAGYAYLKIYDSDGTTELASTFQLAPGTYSVTENGRAAGTYYVAIKAYNTSSLSDYTLSVSVATPAQANDTENNDTPGTAVLISENSSVTGHIGYRYNGGAYDINDYYQFTTTNDGNVNIAFTSSEVGHYNSLYLYDNDGTTLLASVSGYGGASITENGLAAGTYYLRMYYYSTTQYSGYTLTNTVITDGVVNDVEPNGTFAEALPMMENNSVNGHIGYRKNGGVYDQSDYYQFTTTNDGNINLSFLSTEAGHYNTIYLYDIDGTTLLASASGYGSASLTELGLAAGTYYARMYYYSTSEYSGYTLTNTVITDGIVNDIELNDTPLTALSMSENGSVNGHIGYRINGGTYDQSDYYQFTTTNDGNITIAFSSTEALHYNSIYLYDADGTTSLGSASGYGGASFTSNGLAAGTYYARMYYYSTSSFSGYTLTNTVTTNGIVNDLEPNGTPAEALPMAENGSVNGHIGYRLNGGDYDVSDYYQFTTTNDGDITITFSSTEVGHYNSIYLYDNNGTTLLGSESGYGTATFTSVGLAAGTYYARMYYYSSSSYSGYTLTNTVTVADYTIDAEPNGDAANAIDMLTNSTMEGHIGYRINGGTYDTYDYYTFTTHSAGDLTATLANPNGKYNTVQILNSAESVLASGSAYGGTTVTELDAPAGLYYIRVYYYSSDHFTGYTISNNFCPDAITIVAEGETTFCDGESVTLSTPDHHLDYLWSDGSVTETNTVTLTGDYSLTIDNGGGCVRTSNTISTESTPLPVAIIDADGPTEFCDGGDVTLSVPIVADSYLWSNGETTSTITVSTTGDYSVTLTKNDCSAISDPIHIEVNPNPIATITPDGSTTFCEGGDVTLSATAASEYLWSNGETTSSILVNANGSFSVTITDANGCEATSSTTAVTVNTNPIATITPDGTTTFCDGGSVSLSATPASEYLWSNGETSSSILVDESGSYSVTITDANGCEGTSGETSVTVNSNPTAGISADGPTTICAGESVNLIADGGTSYLWSNGETTSSINVTTADDYSVTAFNLEGCSDVSEIVSVIVNVCGDVTIFADGPVDFCEGGSVTLTSSEAEGNVWNTGETTQSIVVTESGDYYAENGLNTSNTITVTVNTNPVATITPDGATIFCEGGDVTLTATAASEYLWSNGETTSSILVDASGSYSVTITDANGCMGTSSTTDVTENPNPTPTIVADGPTAFCGGSVGLSVVGTYDDYLWSNGETTSSITVSTTGVFSVTVSENGCSGTSNEIATNSDTAPTVTISSDGTLICFEANTMLTATTDGANIQWQLNGVDIPGATDLMYSATVNGKYRAVATSGVCSTISNEIKLKYAERIEITPSGTVNLCGPDLMMSVPVTPGATYEWYRNNTLIVGATSNMYTTTTVGKYYAFVITPGCTRASKLLRVEDDCRTGIEDQTVLNVSPNPASETFMINYDIVSEGNTTLTISDIAGRIVIKETNYLSAGSYNAQYETSKMTSGLYIITLTTNEGNKLQQKLVIEK
- the gldF gene encoding gliding motility-associated ABC transporter permease subunit GldF; protein product: MLAIFRKELNVFFSSLIGYIAITIFLVANGLFAWVFPETNILDDGYATLDSFFSFAPWIFMFLIPAITMRSFAEEKNSGTIEFITTKPISDTQIILGKYFAALVLVIFSVLPTILYYFTISALASPSGNVDTGGIIGSYIGLVFLGATFVAISIFTSGITNNQIVAFIAGMFACFFFYLAFDSLSLIPAFVGTADTYFNAISINRHYQNISKGYIDLRDVLYFTSMVTIFLLMTKTTLGSRRW
- a CDS encoding response regulator transcription factor, which gives rise to MDIRITLFDDNATRRDGVKLLLDNSEGFICAGVFEDCSNLVEDILRTEPHVILMDIDMPGMNGIDAVKIIKEQFPDLPVMMQTVFDHDEKVFQSILAGATGYLLKKTAPLKLLEAIKEIYEGGAPMTPEIALKVLSFFKVKEEKKISNDHLLSVKEKEILTHLVDGLSYKMVADKQKISYHTVNFHIRNIYKKLHVNSASEAVAKAIKERII